The Prochlorococcus marinus str. MIT 9301 genome segment ATATTTCTTCAAAAGGAATTCCTGAAACAATTTCATCTATCCTTCTAGTGGCAGCAATTATATGTCTTATCTTGGGTTCTGGATTTTTCATATTTGGAGAAAAACAAAAAATCGGTTCAGTCTTTTTATTACTATTTCTTATTCCAACAACAATAATTTTTCATTTATTCCCTTTCCATCAAAGAGCAGTATTTATTAATCTCGGATTGACAGGTGGATTAATTATTGCTGCAATAAGGGACCCAAAATAGATATCTTAATTTAAGAAACTTAAATATTTTTTTTTCCATCTCTTAATTCTGGGAAGCAATTCGCAATATTAATTAATTCATAAACCTCTTTGCTATCGTATTTTTTATTAGGAATTCCGCTTCCTACTTCTATGCCTCTTTCTTTCATCTTCTTTAATATCAATTCTTGTCTTTGCATACTTGTCATCGACTTAAATCTTTTAGTTCGTTCTTCTTTATTCACTAGATCTTAATTTAGTTAAACTTTATTTTTATGGTTATATCAATTAGCGATTCATTAAATAAGTAAGAAAGCCAGTAAATGTAAGTAATTTAAATCCAATAAAAAAAGG includes the following:
- a CDS encoding DoxX family protein, producing the protein MKNSFLKNKSIKSFLDFFSRVSISAIFILAIPGKINDFERTVEYISSKGIPETISSILLVAAIICLILGSGFFIFGEKQKIGSVFLLLFLIPTTIIFHLFPFHQRAVFINLGLTGGLIIAAIRDPK